The sequence below is a genomic window from Halanaerobiales bacterium.
TATATCTTCTAAATTATCATAGCCATGCTTATCCAAAAATTCTTCTATTTCCTTAGCAATTTTACCATAAACTTGAGGACCGTTTATTATAGCCTCTGTACAAACCTGTATCGCTTCTGCTCCGGCCATAATCATCTTCACAGCATCCTGACCATTTGAAATACCGCCTACTCCAATAACTGGAATATCAACAGTATTTACTGCCTGGAATACACAGCGTAAAGCAAGAGGAAAAATTGCTTCACCTGAAAGCCAACCAAAGCCATTATCACTACCCATTACAGGTTTACCTGTATTAATATCTATATCAAGAGTAGGACCAAATGAATTGATAAGAACAATTCCATCAGCTCCAGCATCTTCAGCTGCTTTAGCAAAAGTAGGTATATCAATCTGAGGACTTAGTTTTACCAGAACTGGAATATCCACAACAGATTTTGCAGCTTTTACACTCTCAATGACAGGAGTAGGGTCATCTCCTAAATAATGAGTTGATAATTCAAGAGCATCTGCATACTTTTCAACTTTTTGGGCTAATTCTTTGA
It includes:
- a CDS encoding 4Fe-4S binding protein, whose amino-acid sequence is MADVSVKLFDMEFDNPVMPAAGPTVKDSEMAFAARDGGAGAIVTKTISVKAAEVPRPNMAETKSGFMNSELWSEMSPEKWLEEEYPEIVKTDLPIIVGLGYKKDEIKELAQKVEKYADALELSTHYLGDDPTPVIESVKAAKSVVDIPVLVKLSPQIDIPTFAKAAEDAGADGIVLINSFGPTLDIDINTGKPVMGSDNGFGWLSGEAIFPLALRCVFQAVNTVDIPVIGVGGISNGQDAVKMIMAGAEAIQVCTEAIINGPQVYGKIAKEIEEFLDKHGYDNLEDIRGLAQKEAPDTANFETIPPTVDREACTGCNLCVRSCVYNAIELDEDNIAVVNKEKCAGCGLCVTRCNFDALHIKR